A genomic region of Cannabis sativa cultivar Pink pepper isolate KNU-18-1 chromosome 1, ASM2916894v1, whole genome shotgun sequence contains the following coding sequences:
- the LOC115703850 gene encoding CASP-like protein 4D2, whose product MRYMLSVIVSGLVYSLWRLGFSIYIFIANVKRYFLIDFYGDKIISYFLATGTAAGLAVTKDLNAFFNQQLEDYEIDEFCSKGYASASLVLIAFLCTAILSVMSSYAIAANAKPSL is encoded by the exons ATGAG ATACATGCTTTCTGTGATTGTGTCTGGCTTAGTATATTCCCTCTGGCGACTTGGATTCTCAATCTACATTTTCATAGCCAATGTGAAGAGATACTTTTTGATAGACTTCTACGGTGACAAG ATTATATCGTACTTTTTAGCCACGGGTACAGCGGCAGGATTGGCTGTAACCAAAGATTTGAATGCATTTTTCAATCAACAATTGGAGGATTATGAAATTGACGAATTTTGCTCAAAGGGGTACGCATCGGCGAGTCTCGTCCTCATTGCATTCCTATGCACCGCCATTTTATCAGTCATGTCTTCTTATGCAATCGCCGCTAATGCCAAGCCATCTCTCTAA
- the LOC115703853 gene encoding CASP-like protein 4D1: MASTDQESGTPAVNSNNISYEPVGKPQKLVLMSTVTRIVCLGLWLFIVILLFIALIVLATNSKTIEDIPITLNVQNVSAYSYMLSVIVFGLVYSLWRLGFSIYLFITNVKGYFLIDFYGDKIISYLLATGTAAGFAATKDVKTYFSQQFQLLDLEDGELDGFCSMGYASASLVLIAFICTAMLSVMSSYAFAANAKPRA; the protein is encoded by the exons ATGGCTAGTACTGATCAAGAGAGTGGTACTCCTGCGgttaatagtaataatattagCTATGAGCCCGTTGGAAAACCACAAAAGTTAGTGCTAATGTCTACGGTTACACGGATTGTGTGTCTTGGATTATGGCTCTTCATTGTTATTCTCCTCTTTATAGCATTAATTGTCCTTGCCACTAATTCCAAGACAATTGAAGATATCCCAATTACTCTAAATGTTCAGAATGTATCTGCTTACAG TTACATGCTTTCTGTGATTGTGTTTGGCTTGGTATATTCCCTCTGGCGATTAGGATTCTCAATCTACCTTTTCATAACTAATGTGAAGGGATACTTTTTGATAGACTTCTATGGTGATAAG ATAATATCATACCTGCTTGCCACTGGAACAGCAGCTGGATTTGCTGCAACCAAAGATGTGAAGACATATTTTAGCCAACAATTTCAACTTTTGGATTTGGAAGATGGGGAATTAGACGGGTTCTGCTCAATGGGATACGCATCAGCTAGTTTGGTTCTCATCGCATTCATATGCACAGCCATGTTATCAGTCATGTCTTCCTACGCATTCGCTGCAAACGCCAAGCCTCGTGCTTAA
- the LOC133037364 gene encoding uncharacterized protein LOC133037364, whose amino-acid sequence MEWKKIWASPVQERIKLFLWKMRKNILPCGDRLRSVFGNSSVCVFCKGNNDSLSHLFFHCSLARACWFASPYALRSDLLCFGSDSEIVPWIFSSVCCPFLAPNDNDFPQFASHLCYSIWHARNQLFHQGIAPSPSSIIEKVMAAINDYNRLLERGRASFDEPLLEPARTAQPVPKVVNFYVDAAVRGDLAFIAVVVLNEERDFLDAISAKVKCASPLEAECWALCHAFSLCLRMNCEDANFFSDCLPLVSAIRGSTIPSWKLTNMFLHLYSCLNFDVNCCVFWIPRKDNSLAHNVATWAASHNIVGPLGVGDVAPLVATMD is encoded by the coding sequence ATGGAGTGGAAGAAGATTTGGGCTTCTCCGGTTCAGGAACGAATTAAACTCTTCCTTTGGAAGATGAGAAAGAACATCCTCCCGTGTGGGGATCGCCTTCGTTCTGTGTTTGGGAACAGCTCCGTTTGTGTCTTTTGCAAAGGTAACAATGATTCTCTCTCGCACTTGTTCTTCCATTGCTCTTTGGCGAGAGCTTGCTGGTTTGCCAGCCCCTATGCTCTTCGCAGTGACTTACTTTGCTTCGGTTCCGATTCGGAGATTGTTCCCTGGATCTTCTCCTCGGTGTGTTGCCCCTTCTTGGCTCCGAATGACAATGACTTCCCTCAGTTTGCGTCTCATCTTTGCTACTCTATTTGGCATGCAAGAAACCAGCTCTTCCACCAAGGTATTGCTCCCTCTCCTTCATCTATTATTGAGAAGGTTATGGCTGCCATTAATGATTATAATAGGTTGCTTGAGAGAGGTCGGGCCTCTTTTGATGAACCTTTGCTGGAACCGGCAAGGACTGCCCAACCCGTGCCCAAAGTGGTGAATTTTTATGTGGATGCGGCTGTCCGAGGTGATCTTGCCTTCATTGCGGTGGTGGTTCTAAATGAGGAAAGGGATTTTCTTGATGCTATATCTGCCAAGGTTAAATGTGCTTCTCCTCTTGAGGCTGAGTGCTGGGCTTTATGCCATGCTTTTTCTTTATGTCTGCGGATGAATTGTGAGGATGCCAACTTCTTTTCGGATTGCCTCCCTCTTGTTTCGGCTATACGCGGATCTACCATCCCGTCTTGGAAGCTTACTAATATGTTTCTGCATTTATATTCTTGTCTGAATTTTGATGTTAATTGCTGTGTGTTTTGGATTCCTCGTAAGGATAACTCGCTCGCTCACAATGTGGCTACTTGGGCTGCGTCCCATAACATTGTTGGGCCTCTTGGTGTCGGGGATGTAGCACCCCTTGTTGCTACAATGGACTAG